One Gemmatimonadaceae bacterium genomic region harbors:
- a CDS encoding NADH-quinone oxidoreductase subunit M: MAAFLESMGYNAWVLPALLIIPVIGALAVWLHGATLKGATGELLAAAEHTARVITLATFLVEFVVSIGLWWSFDPASAGWQASFDAPWINAWGARFTLGIDGLSLMMVLLTTFLMPLAVLGGWTSVNRKVHSYHILMLLLTVGMLGVFVARDLFLFYVMWEVMLVPMYFIIGIWGGERRIYASLKFFIYTMFGSLLMLVAIVYLGYQAGLPGGQPNFSYDAVLAIAELDPSVAFWLFVAFFVAFAVKVPMFPFHTWLPDAHVEAPTAGSVVLAGILLKLGTYGFLRLAIPLFPGVAMHDTVRAVIIALSVIGVIYGSLVALVQPDFKKLVAYSSVAHLGMVMLGIFAMTTESVQGALMVMIGHGVSTGALFFLIGMIYERKHSRLIADYGGIAKVVPIFATALTVVALSSIGLPGTNGFISEFLVMVGSFQTVPWMTTISATGVILAAAYMLWAVQRILYNPLDKPANASLSDLNWREITLLAPLLFLILWMGVYPQPVLSRMEASASHFVQQVETRAAAQQATMSASTGGN, translated from the coding sequence ATGGCTGCATTCCTCGAATCGATGGGCTACAACGCCTGGGTCCTCCCGGCGCTCCTGATCATTCCGGTGATCGGGGCGTTGGCGGTGTGGCTGCATGGCGCGACGCTCAAGGGCGCGACCGGCGAGTTGCTCGCCGCGGCGGAGCACACCGCCCGCGTCATCACGTTGGCCACCTTCCTCGTCGAGTTTGTCGTCTCCATCGGGCTCTGGTGGTCGTTCGACCCCGCGTCGGCCGGTTGGCAGGCGTCGTTCGACGCCCCGTGGATCAACGCGTGGGGGGCGCGCTTCACGCTGGGGATCGACGGCCTCTCGCTGATGATGGTGCTGCTGACGACCTTCCTCATGCCGCTGGCGGTGCTGGGCGGGTGGACGAGCGTGAACCGGAAGGTGCACAGCTACCACATACTCATGCTCCTCCTCACGGTGGGGATGCTGGGCGTGTTCGTGGCGCGCGACCTGTTCCTGTTCTACGTGATGTGGGAAGTGATGCTCGTCCCGATGTACTTCATCATTGGGATCTGGGGCGGGGAACGCCGCATCTACGCATCGCTCAAGTTCTTCATCTACACGATGTTTGGCTCGCTGCTGATGCTGGTGGCCATCGTGTACCTCGGGTACCAGGCGGGGTTGCCTGGGGGGCAGCCGAACTTCTCGTATGACGCCGTGCTGGCGATCGCCGAGCTGGATCCGTCGGTTGCCTTCTGGCTCTTCGTCGCGTTCTTCGTCGCCTTCGCGGTGAAGGTGCCGATGTTCCCGTTCCATACGTGGCTTCCCGACGCGCACGTCGAGGCGCCCACGGCGGGATCGGTGGTGCTGGCCGGCATCCTGCTCAAGCTCGGCACCTACGGCTTCTTGCGCCTGGCGATCCCGCTCTTCCCGGGCGTGGCGATGCACGACACCGTGCGCGCCGTGATCATCGCCCTGAGCGTGATTGGCGTGATCTACGGCTCACTGGTGGCGCTGGTGCAGCCCGACTTCAAGAAGCTCGTCGCCTACTCCTCGGTGGCGCACCTGGGCATGGTCATGCTCGGCATCTTTGCCATGACCACCGAGAGCGTGCAGGGCGCGCTGATGGTGATGATCGGGCACGGCGTCTCGACCGGGGCGCTCTTCTTCCTGATCGGGATGATCTACGAGCGCAAGCACTCGCGCCTCATCGCCGACTACGGCGGCATTGCCAAGGTGGTGCCGATCTTCGCCACGGCGCTCACCGTCGTCGCGCTGTCGTCCATCGGCCTCCCCGGGACCAACGGCTTCATCTCCGAGTTCCTGGTGATGGTCGGCTCGTTCCAGACCGTGCCGTGGATGACGACGATCTCGGCCACCGGCGTGATCCTCGCGGCGGCCTACATGCTGTGGGCGGTGCAGCGCATCCTGTACAACCCGCTCGACAAGCCGGCAAATGCGTCTCTGTCGGACCTCAACTGGCGCGAGATCACGCTGTTGGCGCCACTCCTCTTCCTGATCCTCTGGATGGGCGTGTATCCGCAGCCGGTGCTGTCGCGCATGGAGGCCTCCGCCTCGCACTTCGTGCAGCAGGTGGAAACGAGGGCCGCCGCGCAGCAAGCGACGATGAGCGCGTCCACGGGAGGGAACTGA
- the nuoK gene encoding NADH-quinone oxidoreductase subunit NuoK, with protein MMVNEALALSAVLFTIGVIGVLTRRNAIIIFMCVELMLNAVNLSFVAFSRLYGMTGQVFVVFVMTVAAAEAAVGLAIIISIFRHRQTVDLSNINLLKG; from the coding sequence ATGATGGTCAACGAAGCGCTTGCGCTCTCGGCGGTGCTGTTCACCATCGGGGTGATCGGCGTCCTCACGCGCCGCAACGCAATCATCATCTTCATGTGCGTCGAGCTGATGCTCAACGCCGTCAACCTGTCGTTTGTCGCCTTCTCGAGGCTGTACGGGATGACAGGGCAGGTGTTCGTCGTCTTCGTCATGACCGTCGCCGCGGCTGAAGCGGCGGTGGGCCTGGCGATCATCATCTCGATCTTCCGCCATCGCCAGACGGTGGACCTCTCGAACATCAATCTCCTCAAGGGCTGA
- a CDS encoding phosphomannomutase/phosphoglucomutase encodes MAINDGIFRQYDIRGVVGDDLTTEAAEGIGRAYAAHLSTHGIRGAVAVGRDNRPSGAMLRDALVQGLTASGVDVIDIGVVPTPLLYWSLHHLPVVGGIQITGSHNPPEYNGFKLCVGTESLHGDGIQGLLRFIRQGAFPAGKGSVSHVELLSRYVDDIAQRIGPLSRRLKVVIDAGNGAGALVAESLFTRLGVEGTYLFCESDGTFPNHHPDPTVVENLQDLIAAVRQGGADLGIAFDGDADRIGVVDGDGTIIWGDHILILYARDVLARTGAGQSIIFDVKCSQALPDAIAKAGGTPVMWKTGHSLIKEKMKALHAPIAGEMSGHMFFAEGFYGHDDALYGAARLLRIVADSGRSLRELLADVPPFFSTPEIRVDCGDDRKFDLVRAAAEHFKARHDVIDVDGVRVLFGDGWGLIRASNTQPILVTRYEALTPERLKAIRDEMEGWLRAQGVTP; translated from the coding sequence ATGGCCATCAACGACGGCATCTTCCGGCAGTACGACATTCGCGGCGTGGTCGGTGACGACCTCACCACCGAGGCCGCCGAGGGGATCGGCCGCGCGTATGCCGCCCATCTCTCGACGCACGGCATTCGCGGCGCGGTGGCGGTGGGGCGCGACAACCGCCCGTCGGGGGCCATGCTGCGCGACGCGCTGGTGCAGGGCCTCACCGCGAGCGGCGTGGATGTCATCGACATCGGAGTCGTTCCCACGCCACTGCTGTACTGGAGCCTGCACCATCTGCCGGTCGTTGGAGGAATCCAGATCACCGGGTCGCACAATCCGCCGGAGTACAACGGCTTCAAGCTGTGCGTCGGCACCGAATCGCTGCACGGCGACGGGATCCAGGGCTTGCTGCGCTTCATTCGACAGGGGGCATTCCCAGCCGGCAAGGGGAGTGTGTCGCACGTGGAGCTGCTGTCGCGCTATGTCGATGACATTGCCCAGCGCATTGGCCCACTGTCGCGCAGGCTCAAGGTGGTGATCGACGCCGGCAACGGCGCCGGCGCACTCGTCGCCGAGTCGCTCTTCACGCGGCTTGGCGTGGAGGGAACGTATCTCTTCTGCGAGAGCGATGGGACGTTCCCCAATCACCACCCCGATCCTACCGTCGTCGAGAACCTGCAGGACCTCATTGCCGCCGTGCGACAGGGCGGGGCCGACCTCGGGATTGCCTTCGACGGCGACGCCGATCGCATTGGTGTGGTGGATGGCGACGGCACGATCATCTGGGGCGATCACATCCTCATCCTCTACGCCCGCGACGTGTTGGCGCGCACGGGGGCGGGGCAGTCGATCATCTTCGACGTCAAGTGTTCGCAGGCGCTCCCCGACGCGATTGCCAAGGCGGGAGGGACGCCGGTGATGTGGAAGACCGGTCACTCGCTCATCAAGGAGAAGATGAAGGCGCTGCACGCGCCCATCGCCGGCGAGATGTCCGGGCACATGTTCTTTGCGGAAGGATTCTACGGGCACGACGACGCGCTCTACGGCGCCGCGCGCCTGCTGCGGATCGTTGCCGACAGCGGGCGCTCGCTGCGTGAACTCCTCGCCGACGTTCCCCCCTTCTTCTCCACGCCGGAGATCCGCGTCGACTGCGGCGACGACCGAAAGTTCGACCTCGTGCGCGCCGCGGCCGAGCACTTCAAGGCGCGCCACGACGTGATCGATGTCGATGGCGTGCGCGTGCTGTTCGGTGATGGCTGGGGGCTCATTCGCGCCTCCAACACGCAACCGATCCTCGTCACGCGTTATGAGGCGCTCACGCCCGAACGCCTGAAGGCCATCCGCGACGAGATGGAGGGGTGGCTGCGCGCGCAGGGAGTGACACCCTAA
- a CDS encoding NADH-quinone oxidoreductase subunit J, with translation MPNFFYELHFYFFGLLAIASALAFVTRKSPVSAALWLVQTMFCLAALYVMMDAHFIGAIQVLVYAGAIMVVFLFVVMLLNLGHPDELSDLRGKWGRLAAGLLGIALLAQIAALLRAPPQGALVQNQFQRAENTEGLNAVAAVAKPLFADNLLAFELTSILLLVAIVGAVVLGKRRSHA, from the coding sequence ATGCCGAACTTCTTCTACGAACTTCATTTCTACTTCTTCGGGTTGCTCGCGATTGCCTCGGCGCTCGCGTTCGTGACCCGCAAGAGCCCGGTGTCGGCGGCGCTGTGGCTGGTACAGACCATGTTCTGCCTGGCGGCGCTGTACGTGATGATGGACGCGCACTTCATCGGTGCGATCCAGGTCCTCGTCTACGCCGGCGCGATCATGGTCGTCTTTCTCTTCGTCGTCATGCTGCTCAACCTCGGGCATCCGGACGAACTCTCGGACCTGCGCGGCAAGTGGGGGCGCCTCGCCGCGGGACTCCTGGGGATCGCGCTCCTCGCGCAGATCGCGGCCCTGCTTCGCGCGCCGCCGCAGGGTGCGCTGGTCCAGAACCAGTTCCAGCGCGCGGAGAACACGGAGGGACTGAATGCGGTAGCGGCGGTTGCCAAGCCGCTGTTCGCCGACAACCTCCTCGCCTTCGAGCTGACGAGCATCCTCCTGCTGGTCGCCATCGTCGGCGCAGTCGTCCTGGGGAAGCGGAGGAGCCACGCATGA
- a CDS encoding NADH-quinone oxidoreductase subunit N, translating to MHYNLSIPAQLTAALGPDLILLGGAMILMLGAAWGRESNERQRSVGMASLALLVLVLLVVVWTATRNATAGAGVIAVDGFRWAADALFLLAAIIATALSIDYNAREGILAAELHVLTVFATGGMMLMAAARDLMVLFLGIELMSIAVYVLAGMNRRSPRSAEGSLKYFLLGAFATGFLLYGIALVYGATGSTNLATIGERIATYDMARTPMLLVGVALLLVGFGFKLAAAPFHMWAPDVYEGAPTPISGFMAAGVKAAAFAAFLRVWLEAFPTVYAEWHRAIWWIAAITMIVGNIIALQQKNLKRMLAYSSIAHTGFVLVALSAGTPAAATAFLFYLFAYTLATMGAFAVLIAVGQSGQSNDRIEDLYGLWQSNPGLAVSMMVFMLALLGFPVFGGMGFLAKWYVLQAAIQAPAPQVRLAVVLVLTSTISAGYYVPVVMAMFMKPRPDDAPRIPAMPRLTKLVVGGAVALILFFGVYPDPIARLAKASSTLGTPALPGSPGAGDARAAAALDAPDAPSTTGQ from the coding sequence ATGCACTACAATCTCTCCATCCCGGCGCAGCTGACGGCCGCGCTCGGCCCGGACCTGATCCTCCTCGGCGGCGCAATGATCCTGATGCTCGGCGCCGCGTGGGGGCGCGAGTCCAACGAGCGGCAGCGGAGCGTCGGCATGGCCAGCCTCGCCCTGCTCGTCCTGGTGCTCCTCGTGGTGGTCTGGACCGCGACCCGCAACGCCACCGCCGGCGCCGGCGTGATTGCCGTCGACGGCTTCCGCTGGGCGGCCGACGCACTCTTCCTGCTGGCGGCCATCATCGCCACCGCGCTCTCGATCGACTACAACGCGCGTGAGGGCATCCTCGCCGCCGAGTTGCACGTCCTCACGGTCTTCGCCACCGGCGGGATGATGCTGATGGCGGCGGCGCGCGACCTGATGGTGCTCTTTCTCGGCATCGAGCTGATGTCGATCGCCGTCTATGTGCTGGCTGGCATGAACCGGCGCAGCCCGCGCTCGGCGGAGGGTTCTCTCAAGTACTTCCTCCTCGGCGCCTTCGCCACCGGATTCCTCCTCTACGGCATCGCGCTGGTGTACGGGGCGACCGGGTCGACGAACCTGGCGACCATCGGCGAGCGCATTGCGACGTACGACATGGCCAGGACGCCGATGCTCCTCGTGGGCGTGGCGTTGCTCCTGGTCGGCTTCGGCTTCAAGCTGGCCGCGGCGCCGTTCCACATGTGGGCCCCCGACGTGTACGAGGGGGCGCCGACGCCGATTTCCGGGTTCATGGCCGCGGGCGTCAAGGCGGCGGCCTTCGCCGCATTCCTGCGCGTCTGGCTCGAGGCCTTCCCGACGGTATACGCGGAGTGGCACCGCGCCATCTGGTGGATCGCGGCCATCACCATGATCGTCGGCAACATCATCGCGCTCCAGCAGAAGAACCTGAAGCGCATGCTCGCCTACTCGAGCATTGCGCACACCGGCTTCGTCCTCGTGGCGCTGTCGGCCGGGACGCCTGCCGCGGCGACCGCCTTCCTCTTCTATCTCTTCGCCTACACGCTGGCAACCATGGGGGCGTTTGCCGTCCTCATCGCCGTGGGGCAGTCGGGGCAATCGAACGACCGCATCGAGGACCTGTACGGGCTCTGGCAGAGCAATCCGGGGCTCGCCGTTTCGATGATGGTCTTCATGCTCGCCCTGCTTGGCTTTCCCGTGTTTGGGGGGATGGGCTTCCTTGCGAAGTGGTATGTGCTCCAGGCCGCGATCCAGGCGCCGGCGCCGCAGGTACGACTCGCGGTGGTCCTGGTCCTGACCTCGACCATCTCGGCGGGCTACTACGTCCCGGTCGTGATGGCGATGTTCATGAAGCCACGCCCCGACGACGCGCCACGGATCCCGGCCATGCCCCGGCTCACCAAGCTGGTGGTGGGAGGGGCGGTCGCGCTGATACTCTTCTTTGGGGTCTACCCCGACCCGATCGCCAGGCTGGCGAAGGCGTCGTCGACATTGGGGACGCCGGCGCTACCAGGCTCGCCGGGGGCCGGCGATGCCAGGGCCGCCGCCGCGCTGGACGCGCCTGACGCGCCCTCGACGACGGGACAATGA
- a CDS encoding NADH-quinone oxidoreductase subunit I, whose product MAINTKVVDRPLAETSYVRATLKGLGNTFKHLIDPHKVTTQYPEQRESISPRWRGTHRMLTTEDGKAKCVACGLCPTVCPANCIKLVPGEDEQGNRYPLVFEIDEFRCIFCGYCQEVCPEEAIHLGRHYENSEYSREGFVYDLERLMAQTHPVCEMWDPADPKGE is encoded by the coding sequence ATGGCCATCAACACCAAGGTCGTGGACCGTCCCCTCGCGGAGACGAGCTACGTCCGGGCGACGCTGAAGGGGCTGGGCAACACCTTCAAGCACCTCATCGATCCGCACAAGGTGACGACGCAGTATCCCGAGCAGCGCGAGAGCATCTCGCCGCGCTGGCGCGGGACGCACCGCATGCTCACCACCGAGGATGGCAAGGCGAAGTGCGTGGCGTGCGGCCTGTGTCCCACGGTTTGTCCGGCCAACTGCATCAAGCTGGTGCCGGGCGAGGATGAGCAGGGCAATCGCTATCCGCTGGTGTTCGAGATCGACGAGTTCCGATGCATCTTCTGCGGATACTGCCAGGAAGTGTGTCCGGAGGAGGCGATCCACCTCGGACGTCACTACGAGAACTCAGAGTACTCGCGCGAGGGCTTTGTCTACGACCTCGAGCGCCTGATGGCCCAGACGCACCCGGTGTGCGAGATGTGGGACCCGGCCGACCCCAAGGGCGAGTAA
- a CDS encoding UPF0182 family protein, with translation MNRRRWVVGAVLAVATLLLVGRVVAGWYVDYLWYDALGARALWYARTMDLLILRGGAFLAGTTFVFLNLWAVRHSVESLVLPRRVGNLEIGEEVPGQYLMVAVVSLSLVLGLLLALPHGDWTSVDLLRHGEPFRESDPYFQFDLAFWVYWLPLESALHLWALISVLAVSLVVVVLYALTPSLRWDGGRLRVTAYVRRHLFVLAAAVLVILAWSYRLDSYRLLLEGSGAQSAFNALDHRVGIPANLVLSIGTIAAAMLLVWAGWFGQLRLAFATVSAVLLSALALRQIVPPVAERFLSPGDQEQRDAPYFKTRAGYTRRAYDVDRVARPESVLTARSNLRLLRGASLWDPAALERAISRERRPGRPLGTVGWEAADGRLRAVVVEQPAGTEAAEPLAPWGTVRIESDLATEQGTPVTDAGPNGEESLPPAVVFDSAPGYSIVLDSTQRIAAPPLASFAARLAHAWALQNPRLLRGNARETERAILYRRVRQRVERLYPFFQQGARIAPVVHRDSLWWSLHLYATSQTYPLSDPVRLTDASVRYLQHAGVALINAHTGRAIVAVDPAPDPVTTSWMRRFPALFIASTALDRELLERIPPPAEASFLHARLFALLGPRGENGPPSRLPRQVGGDTLFSLQAQAPYLDTLTQRLSVAYPVVDASERVRGLVIAAGGADYDVRWEPAEQSGARWGAILDRLHRAIDSASQGVVTRESPLVRGAVRAVPTGGAQAYIQTAYAWRTDGAPAVRLVAVLANDTVRTGATIAAAAGLPAPAVPSTPLTPAEFRARVESLYAEMREALKRGDWLAFGNAYEALGRVLRSTSSKP, from the coding sequence GTGAACCGCCGCCGCTGGGTGGTCGGCGCGGTCCTCGCCGTCGCCACGCTGCTCCTCGTGGGGCGCGTGGTGGCCGGATGGTACGTCGACTACCTGTGGTACGATGCGCTGGGGGCGCGCGCCCTCTGGTACGCGCGCACGATGGACCTCCTGATCCTGCGCGGCGGCGCGTTCCTCGCCGGGACCACCTTCGTCTTCCTCAACCTGTGGGCGGTGCGCCACTCGGTCGAGTCGCTCGTCCTCCCGCGACGCGTGGGGAATCTCGAGATTGGCGAGGAAGTCCCGGGGCAGTACCTCATGGTGGCCGTCGTCTCGCTGTCGCTGGTGCTGGGACTCCTCCTCGCGCTCCCGCACGGCGACTGGACCTCGGTGGATCTCCTGCGCCACGGCGAGCCGTTCCGCGAGAGCGATCCGTACTTCCAGTTCGACCTCGCCTTCTGGGTGTACTGGTTGCCGCTGGAGTCGGCGTTGCACCTGTGGGCGCTCATCTCGGTCCTCGCCGTCTCGCTGGTGGTGGTGGTGCTGTACGCGCTCACTCCGAGCCTCCGGTGGGATGGTGGCCGGCTGCGCGTGACGGCGTACGTGCGCCGCCACCTCTTCGTTCTCGCCGCCGCCGTCCTCGTCATCCTCGCGTGGAGTTACCGGCTCGACAGCTACCGACTCCTCCTGGAGGGGAGCGGGGCGCAGTCGGCCTTCAACGCGCTCGACCACCGCGTGGGCATCCCGGCGAACCTCGTGCTCTCCATCGGCACCATCGCCGCGGCGATGCTCCTCGTGTGGGCGGGGTGGTTCGGGCAGTTGCGCCTGGCCTTTGCCACGGTGAGCGCGGTCCTTCTCTCCGCGCTCGCGCTTCGCCAGATCGTTCCTCCGGTGGCCGAGCGCTTCCTCTCGCCGGGCGACCAGGAGCAACGCGATGCCCCGTATTTCAAGACGCGCGCAGGCTACACGCGCCGCGCCTACGACGTCGACCGCGTGGCCCGTCCGGAGTCGGTGCTCACCGCCAGGAGCAACTTGCGGCTGCTGCGCGGGGCGTCGTTGTGGGATCCGGCCGCGCTGGAGCGCGCCATCTCGCGTGAGCGACGTCCCGGGCGCCCGTTAGGCACGGTGGGATGGGAGGCGGCGGACGGCCGGCTGCGCGCCGTGGTCGTCGAGCAGCCGGCGGGAACCGAGGCGGCCGAGCCCCTGGCCCCGTGGGGAACGGTGCGCATCGAGAGCGACCTCGCCACGGAGCAGGGGACCCCCGTCACCGACGCCGGCCCCAACGGGGAGGAGTCGCTCCCCCCCGCCGTCGTCTTCGACTCTGCGCCGGGCTACAGCATCGTCCTCGACTCCACGCAGCGCATCGCGGCACCGCCGCTCGCCTCGTTCGCGGCGCGCCTGGCGCATGCATGGGCGCTGCAGAACCCGCGCCTCCTGCGCGGGAACGCCCGCGAGACCGAGCGCGCCATCCTCTATCGACGCGTGCGGCAGCGCGTCGAGCGGCTCTACCCGTTCTTCCAGCAGGGGGCGCGCATTGCACCTGTCGTGCATCGCGACTCGCTGTGGTGGTCGCTGCACCTGTACGCCACCTCACAGACGTATCCGCTCAGCGATCCGGTGCGCCTGACGGACGCTTCGGTGCGCTACCTGCAGCACGCCGGCGTTGCCCTGATCAACGCGCATACCGGGCGCGCCATCGTCGCGGTCGACCCGGCCCCCGATCCCGTGACGACGTCGTGGATGCGGCGCTTCCCCGCGCTCTTCATCGCCTCCACCGCGCTCGATCGCGAACTCCTCGAACGCATTCCGCCGCCGGCCGAGGCGAGCTTCCTCCACGCGCGCCTGTTCGCGCTCCTTGGCCCGCGAGGGGAGAACGGCCCGCCGTCGCGACTCCCGCGACAGGTCGGTGGCGACACGCTCTTCTCACTCCAGGCGCAGGCGCCGTACCTCGACACGCTCACGCAGCGGCTTTCCGTGGCCTATCCGGTCGTCGATGCCAGCGAGCGTGTGCGCGGCCTCGTGATTGCCGCTGGGGGCGCCGACTACGACGTGCGATGGGAACCGGCCGAGCAGTCCGGGGCGCGCTGGGGGGCGATCCTCGATCGGCTGCACCGCGCGATCGACTCGGCGTCGCAGGGCGTCGTCACGCGCGAGTCGCCACTCGTGCGCGGCGCCGTGCGGGCAGTGCCCACGGGTGGCGCTCAGGCGTACATCCAGACCGCGTATGCGTGGCGTACCGACGGAGCGCCGGCGGTGCGATTGGTTGCCGTCCTCGCCAACGACACCGTGAGAACCGGCGCCACCATCGCGGCGGCGGCGGGACTTCCAGCGCCGGCCGTGCCGTCGACCCCACTCACGCCCGCCGAATTCCGCGCCCGCGTGGAGTCGCTGTACGCCGAGATGCGCGAGGCGCTCAAGCGCGGCGACTGGCTCGCGTTCGGCAACGCATACGAAGCGCTGGGACGTGTCCTGCGCTCAACGTCATCCAAACCTTGA
- the nuoL gene encoding NADH-quinone oxidoreductase subunit L, with product MLLFQEAAAAGAHPLAGTAAEWIWLVPILPLIGFIINGLLSLTSVAKVGPGNPTEYHAHHDDHGAHGDHGSHGAHADDEHGHGDHHAPPRHKYAGIVSIVGPAVLALSFALTATIFFALKGAHAEHPFVKTMFTWMAVGNLHVDAAFQVDQLSMVMAMVITGVGTLIHLFSVGYMQDDPGYPRYFAYLNLFVFFMLVLVLGANYPLLFVGWEGVGLCSYLLIGFWFSEKANADAGKKAFIVNRIGDFGFLVAMFLLFSNLKTLDFAGVNAGALAFAPGGALVTAICLFMFLGCTGKSAQIPLYVWLPDAMAGPTPVSALIHAATMVTAGVYLIARSAVLFSLSPVASLTVALVGALTAIFAATIGLKQWDIKKVLAYSTVSQLGYMFVGVGVGAYAAGVFHLVTHAFFKALLFLGSGSVIYAMHQAYHHTGNHDDAQDMRNMGGLRKYMPVTFILMWIATLAIAGIPPFAGFFSKDEILGSVFARTHGSTLAEASWLGIPGSALLYAIYAIGLVSALLTAIYMTRMMLYTFHGPNRTGEKERGFLHEAPWIMTGPLVVLGVLSAVGGWINLPTFFPAGPVAALHHWLEPVTGEAALRVTLGHEAHLEHSTEYILVGIAIAIAVIGIAFAVARLKPAALVPKAQYPAAEGFDRVLENKYFVDEGYDRVVVQPLVGVSRAVLWKGMDAGLIDGLFVNGSAQLARGIGWVGSRVQSGQVGTYAWVLIIGVVAVLGAFSLR from the coding sequence ATGCTCCTCTTCCAGGAAGCGGCAGCCGCCGGAGCGCACCCATTGGCCGGAACCGCGGCCGAGTGGATCTGGCTCGTCCCGATCCTCCCGCTCATCGGCTTCATCATCAATGGCCTCCTGTCGCTGACGAGCGTGGCGAAGGTAGGGCCCGGCAATCCCACGGAATACCACGCGCACCACGACGATCACGGGGCGCACGGCGACCACGGATCTCACGGGGCGCACGCCGACGACGAGCACGGGCACGGTGATCATCACGCCCCGCCGCGGCACAAGTATGCGGGGATCGTGAGCATCGTGGGGCCGGCGGTCCTCGCGCTGTCGTTCGCGCTGACGGCGACGATCTTCTTCGCGCTCAAGGGGGCGCACGCCGAGCATCCGTTCGTGAAGACGATGTTCACGTGGATGGCGGTGGGGAACCTGCACGTGGACGCCGCGTTCCAGGTGGACCAGCTCTCGATGGTGATGGCGATGGTCATCACCGGCGTGGGGACGCTGATCCACCTGTTCTCGGTAGGCTACATGCAGGACGACCCGGGGTACCCGCGCTACTTCGCGTACCTCAACCTGTTCGTCTTCTTCATGCTCGTCCTGGTGCTGGGCGCCAACTACCCGCTGCTGTTCGTCGGATGGGAAGGGGTGGGGCTCTGCTCCTACCTGCTGATTGGCTTCTGGTTCTCGGAGAAGGCCAACGCCGACGCCGGGAAGAAGGCGTTCATCGTGAATCGCATCGGCGACTTCGGTTTCCTGGTCGCGATGTTCCTGCTCTTCTCGAACCTCAAGACGCTCGACTTTGCCGGGGTGAACGCGGGGGCGCTGGCCTTTGCGCCTGGCGGCGCGCTGGTCACGGCCATCTGCCTCTTCATGTTCCTGGGGTGCACCGGCAAGAGCGCGCAGATCCCGCTCTACGTCTGGCTCCCGGACGCCATGGCGGGGCCAACGCCGGTCTCTGCGCTCATCCATGCGGCCACGATGGTGACGGCGGGCGTGTACCTGATTGCCCGCAGCGCGGTGCTCTTCTCGCTGTCGCCGGTAGCGTCGCTCACGGTGGCCCTCGTTGGCGCGCTCACCGCGATCTTCGCCGCGACCATCGGGCTCAAGCAGTGGGACATCAAGAAGGTCCTGGCCTACTCCACCGTCTCGCAGCTGGGCTACATGTTCGTGGGCGTCGGCGTGGGGGCGTACGCGGCGGGGGTCTTCCACCTGGTGACGCACGCCTTCTTCAAGGCGCTCCTCTTCCTGGGGTCGGGGTCGGTCATCTACGCGATGCACCAGGCCTATCATCACACCGGGAACCACGACGACGCGCAGGACATGCGCAACATGGGCGGGCTGCGGAAGTACATGCCCGTCACGTTCATCCTGATGTGGATTGCCACGCTGGCCATCGCCGGCATCCCGCCGTTTGCCGGTTTCTTCTCGAAGGACGAAATCCTCGGCTCGGTCTTCGCGCGCACGCATGGCTCCACGCTGGCCGAGGCAAGCTGGTTAGGCATCCCCGGGAGCGCGCTGCTGTACGCGATCTATGCGATTGGCCTGGTGTCGGCGCTCCTGACAGCGATCTACATGACGCGCATGATGCTCTACACCTTCCACGGCCCCAACCGGACCGGCGAGAAGGAGCGCGGCTTCCTGCACGAGGCGCCGTGGATCATGACCGGGCCGCTCGTCGTGCTTGGTGTCCTGTCGGCGGTGGGCGGCTGGATCAACCTCCCGACGTTTTTCCCCGCCGGGCCGGTCGCGGCGCTGCATCACTGGCTCGAGCCGGTGACCGGCGAGGCGGCGCTGCGCGTGACGCTGGGGCATGAAGCGCATCTCGAGCACTCGACCGAATACATCCTGGTCGGCATCGCGATCGCGATCGCCGTGATCGGCATCGCGTTCGCGGTGGCGCGGCTCAAGCCGGCGGCGCTGGTCCCCAAGGCGCAGTACCCGGCAGCCGAAGGCTTCGATCGCGTGCTGGAGAACAAGTACTTCGTGGACGAAGGGTACGACCGTGTCGTGGTGCAACCGCTCGTTGGGGTGTCGCGCGCCGTCCTGTGGAAGGGGATGGATGCGGGACTCATCGACGGCTTGTTCGTGAATGGGAGCGCCCAGCTCGCCCGCGGGATCGGGTGGGTGGGCTCGCGCGTGCAATCGGGGCAGGTGGGCACGTACGCCTGGGTCCTCATCATCGGCGTCGTCGCGGTACTCGGCGCTTTCTCCCTGCGATAG